In the Vicia villosa cultivar HV-30 ecotype Madison, WI unplaced genomic scaffold, Vvil1.0 ctg.002121F_1_1, whole genome shotgun sequence genome, TGTCAATCTCCACCAGGATTCTCGCATACGAAATTCTCAATTTATTGGCTGTGCATTCATCCGTAAACATAGGTTTACCCACTGCACTCCCAATTTTTCCTAAGTTGGACGCTCCCCACATTTGCAGAGGTAGATTAGGTAATTTGATCCATACCGGAATAGTACGAATCATATCCCGTTGAAAGTTGAATTCCGGACACCAATTCTTCAATATCATAGGCATAGTCTGGATCGAATATGGGCCTCTCAGGAGTACCATTTCCTTCTCTTTGTTAttcttgaacttcatcaagaAATAACCATCATCATGGTAAAACAGTTCAGGGAGTTTGACAAAATTCCAGGTACGAAGCATAAACTGTTTCACAGCATTCATACTTAAATCTTTCCCTAGCACGTACATAATGAGGGTATGTTCCCAGAATTTTACCTCCGATTGAACATCAGCAGCCTCAATTTCCACTTCGATTTCGCCTTCCACTATCTTTGGAGCTGAGTAGCCTATCATGATTCCATTCGCCGGTAATCTGTTCCCGCTAATCACATCAACCCAAAGTCTTTGCTCACTCAGTGTCTCTTCCCTTGGTTTGGTCTCTGAATCTGGTGTTCCCTCAAGTGTTTCACAATCACCATTTACAGTTGTCGAAGTTCCCTCTTGCATTGTTTCCGTTACCTTCAGTGTTGCGCCTCCTTTATTCCCACTCACCGTTGGTAGCACCGTCGGAGAAGCCACCGTAGTTTTTGGCCGTCCCCTCCCCCGAGCCATCGTTAACCACCCACAAATCCCCCCGTTCCTCCTTCTTCTTCCCTGCCGTGGTCCCTAACCCtattttatgtgatttattaatgtttaaatgaataaaaattcaagtaaataaaaataaatatcataaaaatgaaataataggTTTAAGGGTTGTTATATGGGCCATTGTCACGTTTGATATGgaaatcttaggcccatttggTCAACAACTCAAAATTCATCACTTTGCTTtttatgcattttctcaaaatcgcccaacttgcgcaagctataactctctcaatttttatcatatggagatgttctaggactttttggaaaccttgaagagtcctctaaaggctccttttggtttcatctcaattgaatcttccatgttcatgttatGAGCTTTGCGAGAAAATGACTTTTTCGTGATCCTTTagagggacctgtaatgtattggcttatatcttccaaatg is a window encoding:
- the LOC131637957 gene encoding uncharacterized protein LOC131637957; translation: MARGRGRPKTTVASPTVLPTVSGNKGGATLKVTETMQEGTSTTVNGDCETLEGTPDSETKPREETLSEQRLWVDVISGNRLPANGIMIGYSAPKIVEGEIEVEIEAADVQSEVKFWEHTLIMYVLGKDLSMNAVKQFMLRTWNFVKLPELFYHDDGYFLMKFKNNKEKEMVLLRGPYSIQTMPMILKNWCPEFNFQRDMIRTIPVWIKLPNLPLQMWGASNLGKIGSAVGKPMFTDECTANKLRISYARILVEIDITKKQKESVTIKDCEGNKFNQPIEYEWKPKYCDTCQKVGHQCEKDKPKIMKK